The sequence ATTGGGAGTATATTCATAAATTCTGCCGTGATATAAATGTCTCTATTACAGGAGGACACACAGGAAGTATAGAGGGACAAAATTCAACCATTGCAGGAGGTGGAACATTTATTACTGTTGCAGAGCGAGACAAAGTGCTTACGTCTAAAAACGCAAGAGCGGGAGATTTTATACTCATGACAAAGCAGTGTGCGATTTCTTCGTCTGCGATACTGGCTATGAGTTTTCCTCAAACTGTAAAATCAAAGTTGGGAAACGAACTCTATTTAAATGCCTGCGATCTTTTTTACAAAACATCCTCTCTACAGGAAGCTCTGATTACTTCTGAGTTTAACAGCGAGAGTACTGTTGTTTCTTCTATGCATGATGTTACAGAAGGCGGAGTTTTAGGAGCCGTATATGAAATGGCAGTTGCATCAGGCAAGGGTATAAGGATCGATAATTCTAAGCTTGCTATAAAAACTACAGAAGAACAGATATGCCGGTTATTTTCACTTGATCCACGCTATTGTATTGGCGCAGGCTCCATGATTATAACTGTTGAAAAGAACGCAGCAAATACTCTTATAACAGCCCTGGCTAAAAATAATATTGCTTGCACAATAATAGGTGAAGTGGTAGAACCTGATCAGGGCATAAAAATTTTGGATCATAATGGCGAGCTTCAACCTTTGCTCTACCAGCAAAAGGATCCTTACTGGGCTGCGTTTTTTAAAGCGCTTAAAAACAATTGGAACTGATGAAAATCTCTGGTGGAATTTATTTGATTGCAGATGTGGTTTTAGACAAACACGTTTTGCTGACTAAGATTACTGAGGCTCTTCGTGGTGGTGTAAAAGTTTTGCAGTTATACAATACAGAAAAGTTGCGCCAGGAATTTATAGCAATAATTCAGGAAATTTGTGATCTGTGTCACGGTTTTGATGTGCCTGTTCTTGTAAATAATAATTGGAAACTCCTCAATGAGTTTGCACTAGACGGTGTTCACTTCGATACGCTGCCCGCTGATTTTTTGGAAATCCAAAATCAGGTTACCCGAAAATTTCTCAAAGGCATTACATGTTCCAACGATTTGGAAA is a genomic window of Sphingobacteriaceae bacterium containing:
- a CDS encoding thiamine phosphate synthase — translated: MKISGGIYLIADVVLDKHVLLTKITEALRGGVKVLQLYNTEKLRQEFIAIIQEICDLCHGFDVPVLVNNNWKLLNEFALDGVHFDTLPADFLEIQNQVTRKFLKGITCSNDLEIVHMANKYKFDYISFCSMFPSDSAAACEIVSFSTVQKARLITSIPFFAAGGIRLENLVQLMELPLQGIAVISGIMQSPTAEATAEEYVHRLKQITTS
- a CDS encoding AIR synthase codes for the protein MKEAGKITKTDFEKFFAGKLGADREEVLTGPSFGVDVSVIDLGSNKAMLLTSDPLSLIPSLGLQESAWLSVHLMANDMATTGFAPMYGQFVLNLPLSLTEKDFKTYWEYIHKFCRDINVSITGGHTGSIEGQNSTIAGGGTFITVAERDKVLTSKNARAGDFILMTKQCAISSSAILAMSFPQTVKSKLGNELYLNACDLFYKTSSLQEALITSEFNSESTVVSSMHDVTEGGVLGAVYEMAVASGKGIRIDNSKLAIKTTEEQICRLFSLDPRYCIGAGSMIITVEKNAANTLITALAKNNIACTIIGEVVEPDQGIKILDHNGELQPLLYQQKDPYWAAFFKALKNNWN